The Polaromonas sp. SP1 DNA window GCCCGCCTGCGCCACATCGCAGCCGAAACCGCGGCGGTCTACCCGCGCTTTGACAGCAAGGAATTCCTCAAGCTCGCGCTGAAAGACCTGGACGATTTATCGCTGATGCAGCGACTGCGCCGCACCACCGAATGCCTGCACGCCACGCTGCCGGCCGACTACCCCAAAGCCATCGCCATCCTGCGCAAGCTGGCGCCGCGCATCAACAGCGGCTTTGTCACGCTGGTGCTGCCCGACTACGTGGGTTTGTATGGGCGCGACGACTTTGACACGTCGATGGAAGCGCTGAAGTTTTTCACCGCCTTCGGCAGCTCGGAGTTCGCGATCCGCGAGTTCATCCGCCAGGACCCGGCGCGCACGCTGGCCGTGATGAAAACCTGGGCCAAAGACGAGAGCGAACACGTACGCCGCCTGGCCAGCGAAGGCAGCCGCCCCCGCCTGCCCTGGTCCTTCAGGCTCGATACGCTGATGGCCGACCCCGAGCTGGCCGCGCCGATTTTGGAAGCCCTCAAGGCCGACAGCGCGCTCTACGTGCGCAAGTCGGTTGCCAACCACCTCAACGACATCACCAAGCTGCACCCTGAATGGGTGCTCAAACGCCTGAAAAGCTGGCCGCTGGACAACCCCCACACCGCGTGGATCGCCCGGCACGCGCTGCGCACGCTGATCAAGCAGGGCG harbors:
- a CDS encoding DNA alkylation repair protein, which translates into the protein MSDTAAPALKHIFDPARLRHIAAETAAVYPRFDSKEFLKLALKDLDDLSLMQRLRRTTECLHATLPADYPKAIAILRKLAPRINSGFVTLVLPDYVGLYGRDDFDTSMEALKFFTAFGSSEFAIREFIRQDPARTLAVMKTWAKDESEHVRRLASEGSRPRLPWSFRLDTLMADPELAAPILEALKADSALYVRKSVANHLNDITKLHPEWVLKRLKSWPLDNPHTAWIARHALRTLIKQGDKQALGVIGAGKKAAVSISDFSVAPKKLKLGERLALSFTLQSTSRQSQRLVVDYAIHYVKKAGSSSAKVFKLKELTLAAGDSVALSRSQVVRDFTTRVHHAGRHEVDIMVNGERLASGFFELLKP